The Jaculus jaculus isolate mJacJac1 chromosome 1, mJacJac1.mat.Y.cur, whole genome shotgun sequence nucleotide sequence GGAGGCTCAAGTAGGAGAATAGCAAGCTCAAGGtatgcctgggttagagtgagttcaaggccagcctggaaaactTTGTTAAGAGtcagtctcaaaataaaatgtagaaaagagAGCCAGGGCAGCTGTATGCAGTggcacaggaggctgaggcaggagaattgtgagcTCAAGGTGAGCTTAAGCTACACAAggaaaccttgtctcaagaaaggaAGGTGAAGGCCCAGAGATCCACGggtcacagagagaatgagtactttCCAACTCCAAGCCTCAATAAATTGTGCTGAAAGTATTTATGCAGTGAGGTAAGTGCTGTATTTTGACACTTATTTCAGAAAGAATCAGTGTGAGGCCCAGCAAGGTTAACTCATCCAGGTTACATAGCTAGTAAGCGATGATCATGCCCGTGGCTCATAATTATACAATCTGATGGGGTCAGCAGTTAGCATAGTAAGCAGTTACAAGTCAGACATTGCACCAGGATCTGAGACTACAGATTAACAGATTCTTCAGGACCTCCAGTCTATCAGGAGAAATAGATCAAGCTGGTATGCGTTATCATGTGGCAAATATGCGGTAGAGGTTCTGCCACACAGGAGTCACTGAACCAGATCTTCTGGGCCCTGCATTGCAGCTCAGGAACCAGCAGGTGAGCTCGGAAGGATGGGTAAGAGCTGATCATGGGAGCTGCAGTAATGTGGTGTAGACAGAGAGTTCCTAGAAGGTGTTTCCAGAAGGGAGGGTAGAGCTTGTGCTAGGTGACTTGCTCATCATTAGGCCCTTTCCCAACCTTGGGCGAGGGTTAGGATTCCTTTCCAGTAAGACTAGAGAGTAGAGGGAAACGGTATTCACCACTGCCGTAGTGACCTCAAAGAGTAAAGGTGTCTTAGAGCCGAGGGCTGTGAGGACTCATGGCTGGAGGTGCCTGGGGAAACAAATGCCTAATCCATCCTCTAGGGACAGTATGTCAGAGCAGTCCCCGAAAACCCACCTACTGTCTACGGCagtggagaaagagaggggcctctctgctcacagcacccagcacccccAGAACAAAGATTCTGAAAGAGATCAGTTCCCAAAAAGTCCCACCCTCTTTTGGCCCTGGCCTTAATCTCATTCAGTGCAGGTGTTCCCTGGATCCTGCAAGTCACTTCCTTTGTGAAGGAAAATGCCACCCCCTTCCCACACAGAAATAACACACAGAACCAGGGCTATCCCAGAATCCCACAGTGATGGGGACAGTAGGGCTGGTGACAGTCTAGAAGCCCCTGCTATTATCTGGAGAATTCATATCTGGGGAGCAGGTCACTACTGGAGAGCATTACAGTAACCTGTCCCCTTGGCTTTCCTAACTCTGGCTGCTCAGGAAGGAGGACAGTGGAAGGACACACTTGCAGAGGGTTGTCCCCGTCTAGGCTTCACTGTCCTCTGCCCCTGCACAGGCTTTCAGGCTTCGCCGAGGGCTGGACACCGAGGAAGGCTGAGACCCACAGGCCTGCTGTGGCTTTGGGAAGGCCCAGGCTGTCACAAGAATTTTGAATGGTACCACCCACCCCCCCAACATAGCCGGGACTCACCGCAAGGAGCAGCGGCTGGGAATTTGGCCTGCCCATGAGAAGTGATGGGTACTGGTGGGCCCGTCTCTGAGTACCTATGAACTGAGCCAGGGCTTtggcctgttttttttgtttgtttctagattATCGAGTGTATGCGGCAGGTGGGATGGGCCTGGACCTCCGTCCACACAACCACCTGCAACACTATGACATGCTCAAGGATATGTGGGTATCACTAGCACCCATGCCAACCCCGAGATACGCTGCCACCTCCTTCCTCCGAGGCTCCAAGATCTATGTGCTGGGTAAGAGTGGGCTGTCGCTCAGttcccttcttttttccccttgggtcagttccccaggaagCAGTGCCTGCAGGCTGAGCATCTCGTTGGCACTGGGGGAACAATCACGCTGCCTCACCCCTTGGGGAGCCTCCTGAATGACTGAGCAACAGTCAGAAGGAAAAAGTCAACCCTGTCCTCAGTGACAACTCTTCTTATCCACCTTGCTGCCACCTTCAGGGGGACGACAGTCCAAGTATGCGGTCAATGCCTTTGAGGTCTTTGACATCGAGTCTCGGTCCTGGACCAAGTTTCCTAACATTCCCTGTAAGAGAGCCTTCTCCAGCTTCGTGACCCTGGACAGCCACTTGTACAGCCTGGGAGGCCTGCGGCAAGGGCGGCTCTACCGGCAGCCCAAGTTCCTGAGGACCATGGATGTGTTCGACATGGAACagggtgagctgagcaccagctcgTGAAGGGCATCCTGTGGTCCGTCTTCTATCTGATCCCCGCTTTCCCCGCGCCATCCATCTTCCTCATGTAGCCAGCAGGCCTCTGTCAAGTCTGAACACCCCTTCCTGCTTATCAGACTCTGTTTCGGGGTTCCTTTTGGAATGGTTggctggccgggtgtggtggggtgtgtgtgtagtcccagctactcaggaggctgaggcaggaggatcacttgagtccagGGGTTCTGGACTGCAGTGCACTATGCCGATCGGGTGTCCACACTAAGGTTGGCATCAATATGGTGACCTCCCAGGAGGGGGGGGCCACCAGGTTGCCTACTGAGGGGTGAACTGGCCCAGGTTGGAATGACTAGTTGTTTCATCACAGCCTTTCCCtcctactcccttcctttcttccctctctccctttcttcctttcttccctttctacaATATCTGTGCGTGACCatattgggggaaaaaagaaccTCTCCCTTTGCTGATGGAGAATCAGCAGAGGAATCCTGACTCCTCCACTCACTACCTCTAACCAGCTTCTTATCTGGCATAGAGCCCAAGTAAAACAGAAGCAGAACAGTGAGTTCATGGTCAGGATGTGTAACAGACTGTAGCCAGCACCAGAGAGAAGATGGAGGTGGCAGAGGACACCACTTCAATGAAAGGGACACTCTCTGCCCCCTGGCCATAAGGGTGAACCAAAGGGAGGGATCGCCCAGGGTAAAAGCCATTTGGGACTCTTGTCTGCATTTACTAGAAGCCACCAACATCTAATCCCCTGTCTCTGTCCTGCTGTTATCCATGGCCTGCAGGGGGATGGCTCAAGATGGAACGCTCATTCTTCCTCAAGAAGCGGCGAGCAGACTTTGTGGCTGGCTGTCTGAGCGGACGGGTCATAGTGGCTGGGGGACTTGGTAAGGATGGAGCTTCCTAGCTGGAATGTGTGTGGCTCTGGTGCTCGGTGGCTCCTTGGTACTTGGTACGAACAGCAGAGTGTAGTGACTTCTTACACACCATCTCTCACCACTTTATTCCAAACAATTCAATGCAGCCTGGACTTGACCTTTCCACATAGGGGACCCGcatgtgctttttattttattgtatttaagagggagagagagaatgggcatgccagggcctctaaccactgcaaacaaactccagatgaatgcaccaccttgtgcatctggcttatgtgggtactggagagtcaaacatgggtcctaaggcttcctaggtaagcgccttaactgccaggctgtctctccagcctccctcatgTGCTTGGTGGGCTCTTCTGCAACATGAAAACTGCAGAAAGAGTCAAGGAGATGCTGATAACTGTGTAGCCCTGTGCTGAGTCCACATGCCTGGGTCCCTGTCTGGATGGAGATGGCTGGGGACCGAGGGCAAAGGGGTCATGAAAGCTTTGTCCTCTGCAACCCACCTCTTTCCCTTGACCCCAGCTCTATCTTGGAATAGGAAAGCATGTGATCAAATAAATTGTCCCAATATACTCTGGATTTGACGTGTGACTCCCTCCTCTCAGAGAGTGCTAGAATGCTGAAGTGGAATGTGGAGCGGAAGGACATTAGGCCAAAGAAATACAGACAGTGGGACTTCTAGGTATCCTGAATTTACTCAGTGGGACACACCTCATTTTACTCAGGCATGAAAGACTTATAAGGTGGACTATAAGAatagctttttgaaaaaaaaatttatttattggcagagagaaagacgggggggggggcagaaaatgatgtgccagggccatcaaccactgcaaacaaactccagatatatgcaccactttgtgcatctggctttatatgggtactaaggagTTGAACCCCAGGCtagttggctttgcaagcaagtgcctctaactgttgagccatctacctagcccatgggaaaagcttttcttttctttctttctttctttctttttttttaatcaggaggGAGACAGAAGTGCTCTAGAAACTTCTGAAAATAACTAGGAGTGCTTACTTTTGATGAGatggaaaaacagagagaaggtGGGACAGAGAAGCTAAGTAACAAGAGCCACTGGCCCAGGATGGTGAACAGAGCCATTCTGTAGCCACAGACGATGAAGTTGCTTGGCTGTTCCTTGTAGGTCATAGAGTGGTCACTGTGAGATAGGGATGGGTGACTGGGCTTCTCTGTCTAAGACCTGATTCCTTATTGCTTTCAGGAAACCAACCCACTGTCCTGGAGACGGCAGAAGCATTCCACCCAGGGAAGAACAAGTGGGAGGTCCTTCCTGCCATGCCCACGCCCCGCTGTGCCTGCTCCAGCATCGTCCTCAAGAACTGCCTCCTGGCCATCGGGGGTGTCAGCCAGGGTCTGAGCGATGCGGTGGAGGCACTGTGTGTCTCTGACTCCTAGCTGGCCTGGGCCCAGCACCTCTGCCTGATCTCCATCACTCCACTCTTGAGAGCAAAGCACTTTGGGCTCCTTCCCAGGACGCTGACACCTGTTAGAATCAATGGAGTTAAGCTCTGGGCCTCTCAGTGACTCTCAGTACAGATGACTCCACCAGCTCTGGCTGCAGCTGAGCTGGTCTCTGGAGAGAATTCTCACTCAGTgctcaggcacagaaagacacgGGAATGCTGGGCGTGGGTATgatgtgcacgcctttaatcctggcactggagGATGGCTGtacatttgaggccagcttgggactacagagtgagttccagtcatcTCTCtaacttgacaaaaaaaaaaaaaaaaaaacataggcacAGGAATGCCCGCTTCCCCAGGCTCCTGAGAGTTCCACTTGGCCCTCCCCAGCTCT carries:
- the Klhdc8a gene encoding kelch domain-containing protein 8A codes for the protein MEVPNVKDFQWKRLAPLPSRRVYCSLLETGGQVYAIGGCDDNGIPMDCFEVYSPEADQWTSLPALPTARAGVAAIALGKRIMVIGGVGTNQLPLKVVEMYNIDEGKWKKRSVLREAAMGISVTAKDYRVYAAGGMGLDLRPHNHLQHYDMLKDMWVSLAPMPTPRYAATSFLRGSKIYVLGGRQSKYAVNAFEVFDIESRSWTKFPNIPCKRAFSSFVTLDSHLYSLGGLRQGRLYRQPKFLRTMDVFDMEQGGWLKMERSFFLKKRRADFVAGCLSGRVIVAGGLGNQPTVLETAEAFHPGKNKWEVLPAMPTPRCACSSIVLKNCLLAIGGVSQGLSDAVEALCVSDS